From the Priestia filamentosa genome, the window TTTATCTTTTCATTTACAGGTTAATCCTCCACTGAATGTAAAAGTGAAGCCCCCTAGTGCTCATTATTTCAATTGAATTTATATATCCACCTTAAAATTAAACGAGTTTCTACTATATTAATAATATAATCATTTAATATATATAATCTAGGAGAGAAGACATGAACAAACATTGCTGTGACAATATGGAATATCATGCAAACTTTAAGTGTGATATTCATAAAACTCCATTTGAGTGTCCTGATCATCTCATTTTATTTGATGACAAGCATAATGACTATGGATTAATTGTTCATGATGGTGGTTCATCCACTATTGAAATGTCTTTTTGTCCATGGTGTGGTAAGAAATTATAAAATTACTATACATAATAACTCTAGTATGTTGTGATATACCTAAATAGAAGAGAGCA encodes:
- a CDS encoding DUF6980 family protein — encoded protein: MNKHCCDNMEYHANFKCDIHKTPFECPDHLILFDDKHNDYGLIVHDGGSSTIEMSFCPWCGKKL